A stretch of the Nitrospirota bacterium genome encodes the following:
- the crcB gene encoding fluoride efflux transporter CrcB, producing MFQKLAGLVLAGALGTLARYELAGFVHRINRASFPWGTVTVNVTGCFLVGLLWMLFENRWPVSQETRLVILVGFMGAFTTFSTLILETSELLRSSEWMHAAANVAMQNGIGFVALLAGAALGRMI from the coding sequence ATGTTTCAGAAACTTGCGGGGCTTGTGCTGGCCGGAGCGCTTGGAACGCTGGCCCGGTACGAGCTGGCGGGATTCGTCCACCGGATCAACAGGGCGTCGTTTCCATGGGGGACCGTGACCGTCAACGTCACGGGGTGTTTCCTGGTCGGCCTTCTCTGGATGCTGTTCGAGAACCGATGGCCGGTCTCCCAGGAAACGCGGTTGGTAATACTGGTCGGTTTCATGGGGGCTTTCACCACCTTCTCTACGTTGATCCTGGAGACCAGCGAGCTGTTGCGTTCGTCCGAATGGATGCATGCGGCTGCCAACGTAGCCATGCAGAACGGAATTGGATTTGTCGCCCTGTTGGCCGGAGCGGCGCTCGGGCGGATGATTTAG
- a CDS encoding DUF190 domain-containing protein: protein MKLPSEAFLLRIFIGESDRVGGRPLHEVIVEEARKRGMSGATVLRGFLGFGANSRIHTSKVLRLSEDLPVVVEIVDSEQKVEAFLPELDTLIGEGLVTLEKVRVIAYRHNSRG from the coding sequence ATGAAACTCCCGTCGGAAGCTTTCTTGCTGCGCATCTTCATCGGCGAAAGCGACAGGGTCGGCGGCAGGCCGCTGCATGAGGTCATCGTGGAGGAGGCCCGCAAGCGGGGCATGTCCGGAGCCACGGTACTCAGGGGCTTCCTGGGGTTCGGGGCCAACAGCCGTATTCACACCTCGAAGGTATTGCGGCTTTCCGAAGACCTTCCGGTGGTGGTGGAAATCGTCGACAGCGAGCAGAAGGTCGAGGCATTCCTGCCCGAGCTGGACACGTTGATCGGCGAGGGCCTGGTAACGCTGGAGAAGGTCCGCGTCATAGCGTACAGGCACAACTCCAGGGGTTGA
- a CDS encoding 2-isopropylmalate synthase, which produces MHTFHSTSDIHLKYQFRVSREEALRRSVQMVALARSLVEDVEFSPMDATRTDISYLAEVTHAVIEAGASTVNIPDTVGYTTPEEFGAIIKALCEKVPNVDRAVLSVHCHNDLGLAVANSLSAVLNGAGQVECTVNGIGERAGNCSMEEVVMSLRTRRDFYRADTNVNTREITRTSKLVTRITGIEVQPNKAIVGANAFAHEAGIHQDGLLKEKTTYEIISPESVGLLHSAKLVLGKHSGRHAFGARLRELGHDLGEKEMELAFQRFKELADQKKHIYDEDLETIVSWEITTTPEVWSLEELRVQSGTDVKPSATVRIGTREGVREVTASGDGPVDAAYRAIQEITGTRSRLERFDVKGITGGTDALGEVTVTLEEDGRTARGHGADTDILVAAAKAYIHALNRLEMMKN; this is translated from the coding sequence ATCCACACCTTCCATTCAACTTCGGACATCCACCTGAAGTACCAGTTCCGGGTGAGCCGGGAGGAGGCCCTCAGGCGGTCGGTGCAGATGGTCGCGCTGGCCCGGAGCCTGGTGGAGGACGTGGAGTTCTCCCCCATGGATGCCACGCGCACGGACATCTCCTACCTGGCCGAGGTCACCCACGCCGTCATCGAGGCGGGGGCCTCCACCGTGAACATCCCCGACACCGTGGGCTATACAACTCCCGAGGAGTTCGGCGCCATCATCAAGGCCCTCTGCGAGAAAGTGCCGAACGTCGACCGGGCCGTCTTGAGCGTGCACTGCCACAACGACCTGGGCCTTGCCGTGGCCAACTCCCTCTCGGCCGTTTTGAACGGGGCCGGACAGGTGGAGTGCACGGTCAACGGCATCGGGGAGAGGGCGGGCAACTGCTCGATGGAAGAGGTGGTGATGTCGCTGCGCACCCGCAGGGACTTCTACCGGGCCGACACGAACGTGAACACCCGGGAGATAACCCGCACCAGCAAGCTGGTCACCCGGATTACCGGCATCGAGGTCCAGCCCAACAAGGCCATCGTGGGGGCCAACGCCTTCGCCCACGAGGCGGGCATCCACCAGGACGGCCTCCTCAAGGAGAAGACCACCTACGAGATCATCAGCCCCGAGAGCGTGGGCCTTCTGCACTCGGCAAAGCTCGTCCTGGGGAAGCACTCCGGCCGCCATGCCTTCGGCGCCCGGCTCAGGGAGCTGGGCCACGACCTCGGCGAAAAGGAGATGGAGCTGGCCTTCCAGAGGTTCAAGGAGCTGGCCGACCAGAAAAAGCACATCTACGACGAGGACCTGGAGACCATCGTCTCCTGGGAGATAACCACCACTCCGGAGGTCTGGAGCCTCGAGGAGCTCAGGGTACAAAGCGGCACCGACGTCAAGCCCTCGGCCACCGTGCGCATCGGCACCCGGGAGGGCGTGCGGGAGGTCACCGCCTCGGGGGACGGGCCCGTGGACGCCGCTTACAGGGCCATCCAGGAGATTACAGGCACCCGGAGCCGCCTGGAGAGGTTCGACGTCAAGGGCATCACCGGCGGCACCGACGCCCTGGGCGAGGTCACCGTCACCCTGGAGGAGGACGGGCGGACCGCCCGGGGCCACGGCGCGGACACCGACATCCTGGTGGCGGCGGCCAAGGCCTACATCCATGCCCTGAACAGGCTGGAAATGATGAAAAACTGA